One Fusobacterium ulcerans DNA segment encodes these proteins:
- a CDS encoding efflux RND transporter periplasmic adaptor subunit, with the protein MKKLLVVISLLAFAACGDKKAVQAEKKEVVKLAKTIDLNEQNLEYVKDYNGELRPVNEVTIITPTGGDVKKVNFKNGDIVKKGDVIVELTDASTEASYYEAEGNLLKARSSYSTDKISYEKYKKLFAKEIVSEDEYLNSKNKYETSLGGLKIAEANFIRAKDNFSRLKVTAQMAGTITDLDLKEFEKVPASQKILTIVDNSSMELVIAVSGKDTEYTKVGGKAEIFVDELGEKLEGTITEINLSSDSNTKKYSVKINVKNENQRLLKGLYAKVKLQQGYIKGLFVPKKAIMIKDLYSYIVISRNNTAIVYKVTPDITIGDEQMIEFPDYQPGDKVVVEGQYLLNNNDKIKEN; encoded by the coding sequence ATGAAAAAATTATTAGTGGTTATTTCTCTTTTAGCTTTTGCTGCATGTGGGGATAAAAAAGCAGTACAGGCAGAGAAAAAAGAAGTGGTAAAGTTGGCAAAAACGATTGATTTAAATGAACAGAATTTAGAATATGTAAAAGATTATAATGGAGAATTAAGACCTGTTAATGAAGTGACAATTATTACTCCAACAGGTGGGGATGTAAAAAAGGTAAATTTTAAAAATGGGGATATTGTAAAAAAAGGGGATGTAATAGTTGAACTTACAGATGCTTCTACTGAGGCAAGCTACTATGAAGCCGAAGGAAATCTTTTAAAAGCAAGATCAAGTTATTCAACTGATAAAATATCTTATGAAAAATATAAGAAACTTTTTGCTAAAGAAATTGTATCAGAGGATGAATATTTAAACTCTAAAAATAAATACGAAACAAGTTTAGGTGGATTAAAAATAGCAGAAGCTAATTTTATAAGAGCTAAGGATAATTTTTCAAGATTGAAAGTAACAGCTCAAATGGCTGGAACTATTACTGATTTAGACCTTAAAGAATTTGAAAAAGTACCTGCTTCTCAAAAAATATTAACAATAGTTGATAATAGCAGTATGGAACTTGTAATAGCAGTATCAGGGAAGGATACAGAGTATACAAAAGTTGGTGGGAAAGCAGAAATTTTTGTAGATGAATTAGGAGAGAAGTTAGAGGGAACTATAACAGAAATAAACTTGAGTTCAGACAGTAATACAAAAAAATATTCTGTTAAAATTAATGTGAAAAATGAAAATCAAAGACTTTTGAAGGGACTATATGCAAAGGTAAAATTACAGCAGGGATATATAAAAGGGCTGTTTGTTCCTAAGAAGGCAATAATGATAAAAGATCTTTACTCATATATAGTTATTTCAAGAAATAATACAGCTATTGTTTATAAAGTTACTCCTGATATTACAATAGGAGATGAACAGATGATTGAATTTCCTGACTATCAGCCAGGGGATAAAGTAGTGGTAGAGGGACAGTATCTTCTTAATAATAATGATAAAATAAAGGAGAACTAG
- a CDS encoding WYL domain-containing protein, with protein sequence MIFNEINNVYYLTVSRIIKELLKKPLTDREMIDIIKETAFLESFIQIYQSIKEEKWQLITRDMKTVIKNPIKPYLTEVEKRWLKSIFMDRKIKLFCDEIPELTGIKPLYQEEDFYYFDRKKNGDNYDDEKYIKNFRRILKGINERKKIIIKSLNRGKRVTEIEVIPDKIEYSYKDDKFRFLGIKDGKEKIFNMSNIIECELTERYEDIEKEIIPMEQRKIMVDLVDSRDALERAMLHFSDFKKVTEKIDERKYKMEIYYEAIDETEVLIRVLSFGPMLRVIYPKRFISLIKERLKKQKKLWTF encoded by the coding sequence ATGATATTTAATGAAATAAATAATGTCTACTATTTGACTGTATCCAGAATTATAAAGGAATTATTGAAAAAACCATTAACAGATAGAGAAATGATAGATATAATTAAAGAAACAGCTTTTTTAGAAAGCTTTATACAAATATATCAATCTATAAAAGAAGAGAAATGGCAGCTCATAACAAGAGATATGAAAACAGTAATAAAAAATCCTATAAAACCATATCTTACAGAAGTGGAAAAAAGATGGCTGAAATCTATTTTTATGGATAGAAAGATTAAGCTTTTTTGTGATGAAATTCCAGAATTAACTGGAATAAAACCTCTTTATCAAGAGGAAGATTTCTATTACTTTGACAGAAAGAAAAATGGAGATAACTATGATGATGAAAAGTATATAAAAAATTTTAGAAGGATATTAAAGGGAATAAATGAAAGAAAAAAAATAATAATAAAATCTTTGAATAGAGGGAAAAGGGTAACAGAGATAGAAGTAATTCCAGATAAAATAGAGTATTCATACAAAGATGATAAATTTCGTTTTTTAGGAATAAAAGATGGAAAAGAAAAAATATTTAACATGTCAAATATAATAGAATGTGAATTAACAGAGAGATATGAAGATATTGAAAAAGAAATAATCCCTATGGAGCAGAGGAAAATAATGGTTGATTTAGTAGATTCCAGAGATGCTTTAGAAAGAGCTATGCTGCACTTTTCAGACTTTAAAAAAGTAACAGAAAAAATTGATGAAAGAAAATATAAAATGGAAATATATTATGAAGCAATTGATGAAACAGAAGTACTCATAAGGGTATTATCATTTGGTCCAATGCTGAGAGTTATCTATCCCAAAAGATTCATTTCATTGATAAAAGAAAGATTAAAAAAACAGAAAAAACTGTGGACTTTTTAG
- a CDS encoding efflux RND transporter permease subunit, whose product MTLAGLSIRRPVATTMVMISVMFIGLMAMFSMKSELLPNMNIPVVTVRTTWQGAVAEDVETQVTKKIEEILPNVEGIDKIESTSTYGQSTIVVKFDYGVNADEKVTEIQRELSKITNDLPSAADTPIAKKVEAGTGNLTLVIMMSAPNKTELSSFVEEYLKPKFESLPGIGQVNVFGNPDKQLQIQIDSDKLAAYDLSPMELYDMIRVSSLNVPLGTISTGSKDVIVRFMGELNYIDTFKDMILKSNGNTLRLKDVANVVLTTEDPDDISYLSGKESIAVIVEKSSDGSTIDLNKRALEALESLESIMPPETVYNVLLDTSIDINQSISNVSGTAVQGLILATIVLYLFLKNIRATLLVSAALPVAVIFTFAFLALNGTSLNLISLMGLSIGVGMLTDNSVVVVDNIYRHMTELKSPVMEASDNATTEVAMSVIASALTTMVVFIPILFIPGIAREIFRDLAYSIIFSNLAAIIVSLTLIPMLASRFLTNKADITKEGKIFGTVKSNYLKLINWAVDHRGKTVGITVLVFVISMVTVPRFLKMEFMPKQDQGRYSIVAELGKGLDLEKSKAIAKEIEDIVINEPNTQSYFTIVQKDSFSINVDIGKKDTRKTSVFDIITKLRPIVEKIPDTRTNLSEDFAMGSQQRDVQFDIVGSNLNEIKEVGAKVLAEIKNYPGAVDVKSTLDPGNVEARVVLDRDKIKSYGINPSVIAQTLSYSVLGGDRGDTVTVKTGVEEIDVMVRLPKEKRNDINALKNLNIKIDSGKFIKLSDVADIVMAEGSSEINKTDRIYSVTVSANDGGVGMKAIQDKLVEAYENTNPPKSVDYRWGGNSENLSDATSQLGFALGISIFLIYALLAAQFENFVLPVIIIGSIPLALVGIVWGLLLTGQPVDIMVMIGVILLAGVVVNNAIVLIDFIKMTRERGSERQEAVIESCRTRLRPILMTTMTTVLGMLPLSLGLGEGSEIYRGMAITVMFGLTFSTLLTLVVIPILYTLIEDMNNAILKFLKKVYNKVMDLLPKKLSGRD is encoded by the coding sequence ATGACTTTAGCAGGTTTATCAATACGTAGACCAGTTGCTACAACAATGGTTATGATATCCGTTATGTTCATTGGATTAATGGCAATGTTTTCTATGAAATCAGAGCTTTTACCAAATATGAATATCCCAGTTGTTACAGTTAGAACAACATGGCAGGGGGCAGTAGCAGAAGATGTAGAGACACAGGTTACTAAAAAAATAGAGGAAATACTTCCTAACGTTGAAGGAATAGATAAAATAGAATCAACATCAACTTATGGTCAATCAACAATAGTAGTAAAATTTGACTATGGAGTTAATGCAGATGAAAAAGTAACAGAGATACAAAGGGAATTATCAAAGATAACTAATGACCTTCCTAGTGCAGCTGATACACCAATTGCTAAAAAGGTAGAGGCAGGAACAGGAAACTTAACATTGGTAATAATGATGAGTGCTCCTAACAAAACAGAGTTAAGTAGTTTTGTTGAGGAATATTTGAAACCTAAATTTGAAAGTCTGCCTGGTATAGGGCAAGTAAATGTATTTGGTAATCCAGATAAACAATTACAAATTCAAATAGACAGTGACAAGCTTGCAGCTTATGATCTTTCTCCAATGGAACTTTATGATATGATAAGAGTATCAAGTTTAAATGTTCCTTTAGGAACAATAAGTACAGGGTCTAAAGATGTAATCGTTAGATTTATGGGAGAATTAAACTATATAGATACTTTTAAAGATATGATTTTAAAAAGTAATGGAAACACTTTAAGACTTAAAGATGTAGCTAATGTTGTATTGACTACAGAAGATCCTGATGATATTTCATATCTTTCAGGAAAAGAATCAATAGCAGTAATAGTAGAAAAATCATCAGATGGAAGTACAATAGATTTGAACAAAAGAGCACTTGAAGCACTTGAAAGTCTGGAATCTATAATGCCTCCAGAAACTGTATATAATGTATTGCTTGATACATCTATTGATATTAACCAATCAATATCAAATGTTAGTGGAACAGCAGTACAAGGACTTATTCTAGCAACAATAGTATTGTATTTGTTCTTGAAAAATATAAGAGCAACACTATTGGTATCAGCAGCTCTTCCAGTGGCAGTTATATTTACATTTGCATTCCTTGCATTAAATGGAACATCTTTGAACTTGATATCTCTAATGGGATTATCAATAGGGGTGGGAATGCTGACAGATAACTCTGTGGTTGTTGTAGACAATATATATCGGCATATGACGGAATTGAAATCACCAGTAATGGAAGCATCAGATAATGCAACAACAGAAGTTGCTATGTCAGTTATAGCATCAGCTTTGACAACAATGGTTGTATTTATTCCTATACTATTTATTCCAGGAATAGCAAGAGAGATATTTAGAGACTTGGCTTATTCAATCATATTCTCAAACCTTGCAGCCATAATAGTTTCACTTACTTTGATACCTATGCTTGCCAGCAGATTCCTTACGAATAAGGCAGATATTACAAAAGAAGGAAAAATATTTGGAACAGTAAAAAGCAACTATTTAAAACTGATAAACTGGGCAGTTGATCATAGAGGAAAAACAGTTGGAATAACAGTACTTGTGTTTGTAATTTCAATGGTAACTGTACCAAGATTCTTAAAAATGGAATTTATGCCTAAGCAAGACCAAGGAAGATATTCAATAGTTGCAGAGCTAGGAAAAGGACTTGACCTTGAAAAATCTAAGGCAATAGCTAAAGAGATAGAAGATATTGTTATAAACGAACCTAATACTCAAAGCTACTTTACTATTGTTCAAAAGGACAGTTTCTCTATCAACGTTGATATAGGAAAGAAAGATACAAGAAAAACTTCTGTATTTGATATAATTACTAAATTAAGACCAATTGTTGAAAAAATTCCTGATACAAGAACAAACTTATCAGAAGATTTTGCAATGGGATCGCAGCAGAGAGATGTACAGTTTGATATAGTTGGTTCTAACCTTAATGAAATAAAAGAAGTTGGAGCAAAGGTACTTGCAGAAATAAAAAATTATCCAGGAGCAGTTGACGTAAAATCAACATTGGATCCAGGAAACGTTGAGGCAAGAGTAGTACTTGACAGAGATAAAATTAAAAGTTATGGAATCAATCCATCTGTAATTGCTCAGACATTGAGTTACTCAGTATTGGGAGGAGACAGAGGAGATACAGTAACTGTTAAGACTGGAGTAGAAGAAATAGATGTTATGGTAAGATTACCTAAAGAAAAAAGAAATGACATCAATGCTTTAAAAAATCTTAACATAAAAATAGACAGTGGAAAATTTATAAAATTATCTGACGTTGCTGATATAGTGATGGCAGAGGGATCATCAGAGATAAATAAAACAGATAGAATATATAGTGTAACAGTTTCTGCAAATGATGGTGGAGTGGGAATGAAAGCTATTCAAGATAAACTTGTAGAAGCATATGAGAATACTAATCCACCAAAATCAGTTGATTACAGATGGGGAGGAAACTCTGAAAACCTTAGTGATGCAACAAGTCAGCTGGGATTTGCATTGGGAATTTCAATATTCTTGATATATGCATTGCTGGCAGCACAGTTTGAGAACTTTGTACTTCCAGTGATAATCATAGGATCAATACCACTTGCATTGGTAGGTATAGTATGGGGACTTTTATTAACTGGACAGCCTGTAGATATCATGGTTATGATAGGAGTTATACTTCTGGCAGGGGTGGTTGTAAACAATGCCATCGTACTGATTGACTTTATCAAGATGACGAGGGAAAGAGGAAGCGAAAGACAGGAAGCAGTAATAGAATCTTGTAGAACAAGACTTAGACCTATCCTTATGACAACTATGACAACAGTACTTGGAATGCTGCCATTATCATTAGGACTGGGAGAAGGTTCGGAAATATATAGAGGAATGGCTATTACAGTTATGTTTGGACTTACATTCTCAACACTTCTAACATTGGTTGTAATCCCAATTCTTTATACATTGATAGAGGATATGAATAATGCTATTCTAAAATTCCTTAAAAAAGTGTATAATAAGGTTATGGATCTTTTACCTAAAAAGTTAAGTGGAAGAGACTAA
- a CDS encoding PG0541 family transporter-associated protein — protein sequence MTDGHYNYKMIFVNINESQKARLEDFFDEIKFYYYTVQKKIESVWDAKVKHKNTLIWPGTDCTFILTVPERNLDKMLTNLKTFRMSLPHGIVMTAGVIPVDRIIIDFLNEDIVPDDELLKVLKEKHKVK from the coding sequence ATGACAGATGGACATTATAACTATAAGATGATATTCGTTAATATAAACGAATCTCAAAAGGCTAGACTTGAGGATTTTTTTGATGAAATAAAATTCTATTACTATACTGTACAGAAGAAAATAGAAAGTGTATGGGATGCTAAAGTAAAACATAAAAATACACTTATCTGGCCAGGAACAGATTGTACTTTTATACTTACTGTTCCAGAAAGAAATCTGGATAAAATGCTGACAAACTTGAAAACTTTCAGAATGTCACTTCCACATGGAATAGTTATGACAGCAGGAGTAATTCCTGTAGACAGAATCATAATAGATTTCCTTAATGAAGATATAGTTCCAGATGATGAGCTTCTAAAGGTATTAAAAGAAAAGCATAAAGTAAAATAA
- a CDS encoding efflux RND transporter permease subunit, producing the protein MKSISEFSIRKPATATMFIISMIFFGILGLKKMPIEMLPNINKPTVRIRIKWDGATPSDVDKMITRKIEDVLPNVEGIVEYTSESSAEQSLIFVKFKYGTEVETKITLIQNEINQIRNKFPDDMKEPSIRKSSMSDVPAITFSMAGGDRMEMRSYAENNLKPMLERLSGVAQIQVFGGQEQEVSVEVDPNKLENYNLGIMDVYNKMNKASVNLPGGILREGEKEYLIKIEAEIETADQIKEIVLSNKDGHLLKLKDIAKIQVAPKDRTSIYRKNGKDSIVVIVSKTDDGNSVSIVNETKKVIERNRGSLPINTVLNYEFDSSVTILNSISNVKSSGLQGLVLASVILFVFLKSISATLIIAVAIPISIIFTFFLLNIQGISINLISLMGLSLGIGMLVDNSVVVVDNIFRHMTELGKTKLQAARDGAEEMALPVLASTMTTVAAFLPLVFQEGLAKEQFNNLCYAISYSLLASLVISLTFVPMIASKVMDSKKDLNAEGKMMIGFRKIYVSTLKWAIRHRGAVLGILAVLFAGSMFVASKIGGRYIPTVDEGRYAVVAKLPSGADVNKADRIGKILEEKAVTLPFVRDYTVSGNSSHAILNINAGLKTSRDLSLQEIIRELRKTFVEFPDVELTITPGYKFGTRGIYDLEFELYSDNESQLQIISQELKERVKAIDGIYDVTSSFEGGKPEGKFYIDREKAEYYGLDAKTIATMIQTQILGGTPIKINSDNSEIDVTLQLQKKYRESTGLILDSRITLPNGGNIRISDIAEFRAEEGPSKIEKKDKKKKIVIYANLKDELDLATAQKYVTATLEEMGYPDGLTYGTGGKSADMAEMENQLKATFAIAVFLIYFILVWQFESFIMPFVIILSIPLSTTGAFYALYAAGLSIDAMVSVGFVMLAGIVVNNAIVLIDFINIRRAAGDNMNKALITAGKTRLRPIMMTTLTTVLGMVPLMFSNGEGSEIYKGMSFVVVFGLSTATLLTLVVIPVFYYLIDDFIIIMKKFRKKLSKKS; encoded by the coding sequence ATGAAATCAATTTCAGAATTTTCAATAAGAAAACCAGCTACAGCTACAATGTTCATAATATCAATGATTTTCTTTGGTATACTAGGTCTTAAAAAAATGCCAATAGAAATGCTCCCTAATATAAATAAACCAACTGTAAGAATAAGAATAAAATGGGATGGGGCAACCCCTTCTGATGTAGATAAAATGATTACAAGAAAAATAGAAGACGTTCTACCTAATGTAGAGGGAATAGTGGAATATACTTCTGAATCTTCTGCGGAACAGTCTCTTATATTTGTAAAATTTAAGTATGGGACGGAAGTTGAAACTAAGATAACACTTATACAAAATGAGATAAATCAAATAAGAAATAAATTTCCAGATGACATGAAGGAACCTTCTATAAGAAAGAGTTCTATGTCAGATGTACCAGCTATTACATTCTCTATGGCTGGTGGAGACAGAATGGAAATGAGAAGTTATGCTGAAAACAATTTGAAACCCATGTTGGAAAGACTTTCAGGTGTAGCTCAAATACAGGTTTTTGGAGGACAGGAACAGGAAGTATCTGTAGAAGTAGACCCCAATAAACTGGAAAACTATAATCTGGGAATAATGGATGTATATAATAAAATGAATAAGGCTAGTGTTAACCTTCCAGGAGGAATTTTAAGAGAAGGAGAAAAAGAGTACCTTATAAAAATAGAAGCAGAGATAGAAACTGCTGATCAGATAAAAGAGATAGTTTTAAGCAACAAAGATGGACATCTTTTAAAACTTAAAGACATAGCAAAAATACAGGTTGCTCCAAAGGACAGAACATCAATATACAGAAAAAATGGAAAAGACAGTATAGTAGTTATTGTTTCAAAAACAGATGATGGAAACTCTGTATCAATTGTTAACGAAACTAAAAAAGTAATAGAAAGAAATAGAGGGTCACTTCCTATTAATACAGTATTAAATTATGAATTTGATTCCTCTGTTACAATACTGAACTCAATATCTAATGTTAAATCAAGTGGACTACAGGGGTTAGTACTGGCTTCTGTTATACTTTTTGTTTTCCTGAAAAGTATTTCAGCTACTTTAATAATAGCAGTAGCTATTCCTATATCTATAATTTTTACTTTCTTCTTGCTGAATATTCAGGGAATAAGTATCAACCTAATATCTCTTATGGGATTGTCTCTGGGAATAGGAATGCTGGTAGACAACTCGGTAGTAGTTGTGGATAATATATTCAGACATATGACTGAGCTGGGAAAAACAAAATTACAAGCTGCAAGAGATGGAGCAGAGGAAATGGCACTTCCTGTATTAGCTTCAACAATGACAACTGTTGCTGCATTTCTTCCTTTAGTTTTTCAGGAAGGACTGGCAAAAGAGCAGTTTAATAACCTATGTTATGCAATATCATATTCATTATTGGCATCATTGGTAATATCTCTTACATTTGTTCCAATGATAGCAAGTAAAGTAATGGATAGTAAAAAAGATCTGAATGCTGAAGGAAAAATGATGATAGGATTCAGAAAAATCTATGTGTCAACATTGAAGTGGGCTATAAGACATAGAGGGGCAGTTTTAGGAATACTTGCAGTTCTGTTTGCAGGGTCAATGTTTGTTGCTTCAAAAATAGGAGGAAGATATATTCCGACTGTTGACGAAGGAAGATATGCTGTAGTTGCAAAACTTCCATCAGGGGCAGATGTAAATAAGGCTGACAGAATAGGAAAAATTCTTGAGGAAAAAGCAGTGACGCTTCCATTTGTAAGAGACTATACAGTTTCAGGAAACAGTTCACATGCTATTCTTAATATAAATGCAGGATTGAAAACTTCAAGAGATTTATCTCTTCAGGAAATAATAAGAGAACTTAGAAAAACTTTTGTGGAGTTTCCAGATGTGGAATTAACAATAACTCCAGGATATAAATTTGGAACAAGAGGAATCTATGATTTAGAGTTTGAACTTTATTCAGATAATGAATCACAGCTTCAAATAATATCTCAGGAACTTAAAGAAAGAGTAAAAGCAATAGATGGAATATATGATGTAACTTCATCATTTGAAGGTGGAAAGCCAGAAGGAAAGTTCTATATAGACAGAGAAAAAGCTGAATATTATGGGCTTGATGCAAAAACTATTGCAACAATGATACAGACACAGATATTAGGTGGAACTCCTATCAAAATCAACAGTGACAACAGTGAGATAGATGTAACACTTCAATTACAGAAAAAATATAGGGAATCTACAGGTTTAATATTAGATTCCAGAATAACTCTTCCTAATGGGGGAAATATCAGAATATCTGATATAGCTGAATTCAGAGCTGAAGAGGGGCCTTCGAAAATAGAAAAGAAAGATAAGAAAAAGAAAATAGTTATATATGCCAACTTAAAAGATGAGCTTGATTTGGCAACAGCTCAGAAATATGTAACTGCTACTCTGGAAGAGATGGGATATCCTGATGGACTGACTTATGGAACTGGAGGAAAAAGTGCTGACATGGCTGAAATGGAAAATCAGCTGAAGGCAACATTTGCCATTGCTGTATTCCTTATTTATTTTATCCTTGTATGGCAGTTTGAGTCATTTATAATGCCTTTTGTAATTATTTTATCTATACCGCTTTCAACAACAGGTGCATTCTATGCACTGTATGCAGCAGGGCTCAGTATAGATGCCATGGTTTCTGTAGGATTTGTAATGCTGGCAGGAATAGTTGTAAATAATGCCATTGTGCTGATTGACTTTATTAATATAAGAAGAGCTGCTGGGGATAATATGAATAAGGCACTTATCACAGCAGGGAAGACAAGACTGAGACCTATTATGATGACAACCCTTACTACTGTTCTTGGAATGGTTCCATTGATGTTCAGTAATGGAGAGGGATCAGAAATATATAAAGGAATGTCTTTTGTTGTAGTATTTGGACTTTCTACAGCTACACTTTTGACATTGGTAGTAATACCTGTATTCTATTATTTGATAGATGACTTCATAATTATAATGAAAAAGTTTAGAAAAAAATTATCAAAAAAATCGTAG
- a CDS encoding MerR family transcriptional regulator yields MEDYLTIGEISKLTAVPISTLRYYDSEGIFSPALKDEKNNYRYYTGFQIPVLKIIVHLKKLGFTNDSIKSHLKNLNYSHTLDLIAKIVDETKAEIKRLQKIEKELLQNAGQVKHLIEIEEKIDTFFIEEIEEIKAVYTDISLDTDPKKIIQTAFKKLDISLSANNSSEITKKIDAPLSNTTLPIGIYALIIPKKNIENGTFKEEKVILMQDVKNIEKKMVLPKNKYACLYCKNRFKNRREYIERLLEWIKNNNFEIIGDMIIHFLAGPGFVKDPKELLYAVKVPIK; encoded by the coding sequence ATGGAAGATTACTTAACAATTGGAGAAATATCAAAACTTACAGCAGTTCCTATCTCTACACTGCGTTATTACGATAGTGAAGGAATATTTTCTCCTGCTCTAAAAGATGAAAAAAATAACTATAGATACTATACAGGATTTCAAATACCTGTATTAAAAATAATAGTGCATTTAAAAAAATTAGGTTTTACAAACGATTCTATAAAAAGTCATTTGAAAAATCTTAACTATTCTCATACTTTGGATTTGATAGCAAAGATAGTGGATGAGACTAAAGCTGAAATAAAGAGGCTTCAAAAAATAGAAAAGGAACTCCTTCAAAATGCAGGGCAAGTAAAGCATCTCATTGAAATTGAAGAGAAAATAGACACCTTTTTTATAGAAGAGATAGAGGAAATAAAAGCTGTATATACTGATATATCTTTAGATACTGATCCTAAGAAAATAATTCAAACAGCATTTAAAAAATTAGATATTTCTTTAAGTGCAAATAATTCATCTGAAATAACAAAGAAGATAGATGCGCCTTTGAGTAATACTACTTTGCCAATAGGAATATATGCTTTGATAATTCCTAAGAAAAATATTGAAAATGGAACTTTTAAAGAAGAAAAGGTTATTCTTATGCAGGATGTAAAAAACATTGAAAAGAAAATGGTACTTCCTAAGAATAAGTATGCCTGTCTTTACTGTAAAAATAGATTTAAAAACAGAAGAGAATATATTGAAAGACTTTTGGAATGGATAAAAAATAACAACTTTGAGATTATAGGAGATATGATTATACACTTTCTGGCAGGGCCCGGCTTTGTAAAGGATCCTAAAGAATTGCTCTATGCAGTAAAAGTACCAATAAAATAG
- a CDS encoding WYL domain-containing protein, with protein sequence MAEFSELIKKFDKIREYMREFYIYGFKSREELALKSLRSYDDDKRRIESYLTGYMSFNQRENGKNIFLSVDSRKITENPLYKVFKTKSFTKNDITLHFIILDILSKNEKLTLREITDKINNDYFSEFKESNILDTATIRLKLSEYVKEGILKSEKNGKEIYYNFFDVDIDILSYKDMISFFSEVSPIGVIGSFIMDRFEIRNMEFSFKHNYILHAMESEILYKILEGLNKKSKIELEYFMKKDKKCIVKKITPLKVFISVQTGRRYIVGYLESGSVFMYRLDKIKNVKILEKDENFDKLKNEIENKLQYSWGVSFKKFELETLRMVLFIGKKEEYIIERLRNEGRHGVINQLTNDKWEYKIEVYDALEMLPWIRTFIGRIISLESNNENLCRKFHRDFESVYRFYNGGKNDI encoded by the coding sequence ATGGCTGAATTTAGTGAACTGATAAAAAAATTTGATAAGATAAGGGAATACATGAGAGAATTTTATATTTATGGATTTAAAAGCAGAGAAGAGCTAGCTCTAAAAAGTCTCAGGAGTTATGATGATGATAAGAGGCGTATAGAAAGCTATCTGACTGGGTATATGTCATTTAATCAAAGAGAAAATGGAAAAAATATATTTCTTTCAGTAGACAGTAGAAAAATAACTGAAAATCCACTATATAAAGTATTTAAAACAAAATCTTTTACTAAAAATGATATAACATTACATTTTATAATTTTAGATATTTTATCTAAAAATGAAAAGTTAACTTTAAGAGAGATAACAGATAAAATAAATAATGATTATTTTTCAGAATTTAAAGAAAGTAATATTTTAGATACAGCAACAATAAGGCTTAAACTATCAGAATATGTAAAGGAAGGTATACTAAAAAGTGAGAAAAATGGTAAAGAAATATATTATAATTTTTTTGATGTGGATATAGATATTTTAAGTTATAAAGATATGATATCTTTTTTTAGTGAAGTATCTCCAATTGGTGTCATAGGCAGTTTTATAATGGATAGATTTGAAATTAGAAATATGGAATTTTCTTTTAAACATAACTATATACTTCATGCTATGGAAAGTGAGATATTGTATAAAATATTAGAAGGCTTGAATAAAAAATCAAAAATAGAATTAGAATATTTTATGAAAAAAGATAAAAAATGTATTGTTAAAAAGATAACTCCATTAAAAGTATTTATAAGTGTACAAACAGGGAGAAGATATATTGTTGGGTATTTAGAATCTGGTTCTGTTTTTATGTATAGGCTGGATAAAATAAAAAATGTAAAAATTTTAGAAAAAGATGAGAATTTTGATAAATTAAAAAATGAAATAGAGAATAAATTACAATATTCATGGGGTGTTTCTTTCAAAAAATTTGAACTGGAAACATTGAGAATGGTGCTGTTCATCGGAAAGAAAGAGGAATATATAATAGAGAGACTTAGAAATGAAGGAAGACATGGAGTAATTAATCAATTAACCAATGATAAATGGGAATATAAAATAGAAGTATATGATGCCTTGGAGATGCTTCCTTGGATAAGGACTTTCATTGGAAGGATAATTTCTTTAGAATCCAATAATGAAAATCTATGTAGAAAATTTCATAGAGATTTTGAATCTGTGTATAGATTTTATAATGGAGGAAAAAATGATATTTAA